The following coding sequences lie in one Halarsenatibacter silvermanii genomic window:
- a CDS encoding homoserine O-succinyltransferase: MPVKIHSDLPAYDLLREENVSVIPRETRMADMQRITEMPELNFLVLNLMPNKIITETQILRLLAGTSFQVEVDFLFPDSYEPENVEKEHLERFYSSFSEVKHKNYDGMIVTGAPIETLSFEEVDYWQEFTEIIDWSFQNVISTLFICWGAFAAFYHHYGIEKQVLEEKLFGVYPHEVRGPGRDIVRGFSGEVMAPHSRYARVDEEDIKAHKELEILLHSQKAGAHLTARHDRRQIFQTGHFEYDAGTLKQEFERDRRKKIDIDIPENYFPEDDPGREPQMSWRKPGQQFYRNWLYHYIYIQKTPSKHAGNVFAVKK; the protein is encoded by the coding sequence ATGCCAGTAAAAATTCATTCCGATCTGCCTGCATATGATCTGCTCAGAGAAGAAAACGTATCGGTAATTCCCCGGGAGACCCGGATGGCTGATATGCAGAGAATAACCGAGATGCCGGAGCTGAACTTTCTTGTGCTCAATCTGATGCCGAACAAAATTATAACGGAGACTCAGATTCTGAGGCTTTTAGCCGGCACTTCTTTTCAGGTCGAAGTGGATTTTCTCTTCCCCGACAGCTACGAACCTGAAAATGTGGAGAAGGAGCATCTGGAGCGCTTTTACAGCAGTTTTTCTGAGGTAAAGCATAAAAATTACGACGGTATGATTGTGACCGGCGCACCTATCGAAACTCTTTCTTTCGAAGAGGTCGATTACTGGCAGGAATTTACCGAAATAATCGACTGGAGTTTTCAAAACGTAATCTCCACGCTTTTTATCTGCTGGGGTGCTTTTGCCGCATTTTATCACCATTACGGCATAGAAAAGCAGGTGCTGGAAGAGAAGTTGTTCGGGGTTTATCCCCACGAAGTTCGCGGTCCCGGCCGCGATATAGTCCGCGGATTTTCCGGGGAAGTAATGGCTCCCCATTCCCGTTATGCCCGGGTCGATGAGGAAGATATAAAAGCCCATAAAGAGCTGGAAATTTTGCTGCATTCCCAAAAGGCCGGTGCTCATCTGACAGCCAGACACGATCGGCGCCAGATCTTTCAAACCGGACATTTTGAGTACGATGCGGGAACTTTAAAACAGGAATTCGAACGGGATCGGCGCAAAAAGATCGATATAGATATACCGGAAAATTATTTCCCCGAGGATGATCCCGGGCGCGAACCGCAGATGAGCTGGCGCAAACCGGGACAGCAGTTTTACCGCAACTGGCTTTATCATTATATCTATATCCAAAAAACCCCCAGCAAACACGCCGGCAATG
- a CDS encoding O-acetylhomoserine aminocarboxypropyltransferase/cysteine synthase family protein yields the protein MSEEKDQAKEEKGFQTKSVHAGQDPDPATGSRAVPIYQTTSYVFEDTDEAADLFALDKPGNIYSRIMNPTNAVFEERVADLEGGVGALAVASGQSAETISILNITREGQNIVSGSSLYGGTYNLFAHTLPKYGIEVKFADSNRPESFKEHIDEDTRALYLETIGNPRLDVPDLSRVAEIAHQHDLPLIVDNTFATPYVCRPLEHGADIVIHSTTKFIGGHGTSIGGIIVDGGSFDWEAGDYPELSEPDPSYHGIVYTDRFEEAAYIYKARVQLLRDLGSCLSPFNSFLFLQGLETLGLRMEKHCSNALEVAEFLQASDKVSWVNYPGLEDHMTHDTADRYLENGYGAVLTFGVKGGRQAGIDFIENLELISHLANVGDAKTLAIHPASTTHQQLTEEEQEKSGVTSDMIRVSIGIEDAGDIIADLEQALAAAAS from the coding sequence ATGAGTGAAGAAAAAGATCAAGCAAAAGAAGAAAAAGGTTTTCAAACAAAAAGCGTACATGCAGGCCAGGATCCTGATCCCGCCACTGGCTCGCGGGCTGTACCAATATATCAGACCACCTCTTATGTATTTGAGGACACCGATGAGGCGGCCGATCTTTTTGCTCTGGATAAGCCCGGGAATATTTATTCCCGCATTATGAACCCCACCAATGCTGTCTTCGAAGAACGGGTTGCTGATCTCGAGGGCGGAGTGGGAGCTTTAGCCGTAGCATCGGGTCAGTCGGCTGAGACCATCTCGATTCTTAACATCACTCGAGAAGGCCAGAACATCGTCAGCGGCAGCTCGCTGTACGGCGGCACCTACAATCTTTTTGCCCATACGCTGCCCAAATACGGTATCGAGGTTAAATTCGCCGATTCCAACCGGCCGGAAAGCTTCAAAGAACATATCGATGAGGATACCAGAGCTCTTTATCTGGAAACCATCGGCAATCCCCGGCTGGACGTGCCTGATTTAAGCCGGGTGGCTGAAATAGCTCATCAGCACGATCTGCCCCTGATAGTCGACAATACCTTTGCCACCCCCTACGTCTGCCGCCCTCTAGAGCATGGAGCCGACATAGTCATCCACTCGACCACCAAATTTATCGGCGGCCACGGCACCTCCATCGGCGGCATCATCGTCGACGGCGGCAGTTTCGACTGGGAAGCCGGCGATTATCCCGAACTGAGCGAGCCCGATCCCAGCTATCACGGCATAGTTTACACCGACAGGTTTGAGGAGGCCGCTTATATATATAAAGCCAGAGTTCAGCTGCTGCGGGATTTGGGCAGCTGTCTGAGCCCTTTCAATTCTTTTCTCTTTCTGCAGGGGCTTGAGACGCTGGGACTCAGAATGGAAAAACACTGCAGCAACGCCCTGGAAGTGGCCGAATTTCTGCAGGCAAGCGATAAGGTGTCCTGGGTCAATTATCCCGGCCTCGAAGACCATATGACCCATGATACAGCCGACAGGTATTTAGAAAACGGTTACGGTGCCGTTTTGACCTTCGGCGTCAAAGGAGGCCGACAGGCCGGTATCGACTTTATCGAAAATCTGGAGCTGATCTCTCATCTGGCCAACGTCGGCGATGCCAAGACCCTGGCCATTCATCCTGCCAGCACCACCCACCAGCAGCTCACCGAAGAAGAACAGGAAAAATCAGGGGTGACTTCTGATATGATCAGAGTTTCGATAGGTATCGAGGATGCCGGAGATATAATAGCCGATCTCGAACAGGCGCTGGCAGCCGCTGCCAGCTAA